GCTGCGCGAGGGTCCGCGCACAGCGCGCGGCGCAACACCCGCATGACAGATCGCGAGCGCGAGTCCGTCGGCCTCGTCGGAGCGGGCGAAGGAAGTGGTGAGACCGAGGAGGTGTTTCACCATGTAGGCGACCTGCAGTTTCGACGCCGCGCCGGTGCCGGTCACCGCACGTTTCACTTCGCGCGGCGAGTACTCGGCAATCGGCAGCGCGCGGTGCACGGCGGCGAGCATGGCGACGCCGCGCACGTGACCGAGCTTGAGTGTGGACTGCACGTTCTTGCTGTAAAACGCCGTCTCGATGCAGAACGAGTCGGGATGCCACAGATCGATTTCACGCAGCAGCGCGTCATAGATGACGGCGAGCCGGTCGTGGAGGGGGTCCGCCGAACGCAGCACGATGGCGCCGCTCGACACGCGCGCGAGTCCGCGCGGTCCCGCATCGACGATACCAAAACCCGTGACGAGGGATCCCGGATCCACACCCATGATACGCATGCGCCGCCGCCCTAGCCGAGCGACTCCATCACACTCGCGTCGATGTCGAAGTCCGCGTACACGTTCTGCACATCGTCGTGTTCCTCGAGCGATTCATAGAGACGCAGCACGCCCTCGGCTTCCTTGCCGTCGACCTTGGTTGTGTTCTGCGGCACCATCTGTATGGCCGCCTCGCTGATGGTGATCCCCTGCCCTTCGAGCGCGGTGCGCACGGCGTCGAAATCGCCCGGCGTGGTATAGATCTCGAAGCTCTCGTCCTCGGTCTCCATGTCGTCGGCGCCGGCGTCGAGCGCAATCATCATCATGTCGTCCTCGCTGCGATCCTTCGCGACCGAGATGACGCCGCGGCGGTCGAATTTCCAGCCCACCGCGCCGGTCTCGGCGAGGTTCCCGTTGTTGCGCGAGAACAGGTGGCGTATCTCGGCGACGGTGCGGTTGCGGTTGTCGGTAATCACTTCCACAAGAAAGGCCGTGCCGCCCGGACCGTACCCTTCATACGTGATTTCCTCGAAGGCCTGGCCCTCGAGTTCGCCGGTGCCGCGCTGAATGGCGCGTTTGATGTTGTCGGCGGGCATGTTCGAACCCTTCGCCTTGTCGACCGCGAGGCGCAGGCGCGGATTGCCCGTCGGATCGCCGCCGCCGTTGCGCGCAGCGATTGTTATCTCCTTGATGATGCGGCTGAAGAGCTTGCCACGAGCGGCATCCTTGGCGCCCTTCGCGCGTTTGATCGTTGCCCATTTGGAATGGCCGGACATCGAAACCTCCAGAACGATTGTTAGTTATTCGACAGTGAATGTGTGTAGGCGGGATGAAGATTGTCGAGCACCTCCTGCCGCGTGCGCGGATCGTTCGCGGCGCGCAGGTCGCGGAGCTTCAACTGCGGGAACACGTTCCCGTTCCATGTATTCTCTTCTATCGTGAACAGCAGATCGACCACCGATCCCGAACCCGAGATGCGCTGCATCAGCGAACCCAGATTAAAACCGATCGCGTCGAAAACCACGCCGTCCTGCCGCACCTTCAGCTTCAGGTGATCGCGGCCGACGATGCGCGGCTCGCCGAACACCTCCACACCCGAGGCAAAAAACACCGGGCGCATGTTGCCCGGACCGAAGGGCGCGAACTGTTTCAAAATGCGGATGAAGCGGGGTGTAATATCCGACATGCGGAGTATGCCGTCGGCGCTGATCTCGTGCACGAGCATGTCCTCGCTCAGCATCTCGTCGGCGATGCCCATGAATTTCTCGCGGAAGGCCGGGATCTTGTCGATCTCGAGCGCGAGGCCCGCGGCATACTTGTGTCCGCCGAACTGGATGAGCTGATCCTCGCAGCGGCGCAGCGCCTCGTAGATGTTGAAGTTCATGATGCTGCGGGCCGATCCCTTGGCCACACCGTCGATGGTGGTGAGCAGAATCGTCGGCCGGTAGAATTTCTCGACAAGGCGCGAGGCGACGATGCCGATGACGCCGGGATGCCACGAGCCGTCGTGCAGGATCAGCGGCTTGCTGCTGTCTTCCGCGAGATAGGCCTCGGCGATGGTCTGCGCGTGGTTGAAGGTTTCCTCGTCGATGACCTTGCGGTTGCGGTTTTCCTCCTCGAGGATCTGCGCGTAGCGGCGCGCCGACTCCTCGTCTTCCGAGACGAGCAGGTCGATGGCGCGTGTGGCGTCGCCCAGGCGGCCGACGGCGTTGATGCGCGGCGCCATGACAAAGACGATCTGCTGCGCGGTGAGGTTGCCGAAGGAGAGGTTCGACGACTCCATGAGCGCGCGGATGCCGGGCCGCGGATTCTCGTTGATGATCTTGAGTCCGTGATGCACGAGGATGCGGTTCTCGCCCACGAGCGGCACGATGTCGGCGGCGGCGGCGATTGCGACAAAGTCGAGATAGTCGTAGGGCGCCTCGCGATTGCCGTCGTACTCGGCGAGACCCTGCAGCAGCTTGAAACCGACGCCCGCGCCCGACAGATACTTGAAGGGATACACGTCGCCGGGCTTGAGCGGATCGAGCACAGCGTGCGCGTCGGGGATCTGCTGCCCCGGCTCATGGTGATCGCAGATGATCACGTCCATGCCCAGGGTTTTTGCGTACGCGACCTGCGTGACGGCGGTAATGCCGCAGTCGATCGAGATGAGCAGGCGGGTGCCGTTTTTATGCGCGAAGTCGATGCCGAGTTCGGAGATGCCGTACCCTTCCTTCATGCGGTCGGGGATATAGACGTCGACCTCGCAACCGAGCCGCTTCAGATACAGATAGAGCAGACTCGCGCTGTTGGTGCCGTCCACATCGTAGTCGCCATAGACGAGGATGCGCTCGCCCTGCGCGCGCGCGTGCACGATGCGCGCGACGGCCTTCTCCATGTCGTGCATGAGGAAGGGGTTGAGCAACTGCTGCAGCGAGGGCCGGAAAAAGGCCTTCGCCGTCTCATAATCCGTGATCCCTCGCGAGATCAGGATCGATGCTATGACTTCAGGTACATGAATCTCCTCGACGAGGCGACGCACGTTATCAGGATCCCCGGGGGGCCTGATGCTCCATCTTGCGTCCATGGATAATTCCTTCTCAGTATTTTATGAAACGTACACATCTTCAAAATCTTTGTCAGTGATAGAAAGGTCTCAAGCCCGTCTGTAAGCCGAATTCTGTCTATCCCGCGAAACGGGACGAGGCAGCCATTTCTCTTGGCATCACATTGCTGCGATGCTCCAGCGACCTACCCGGATGCCTTCGCCCGGAGGCGAACCACGCGAGCCGCGCGGCCTTGAGGGGAACATCCTGCTTGATCTTGCTCCGGATGGGGTTTGCCAGGCCAGCATGTCTCCACGCTGCCGGTGCGCTCTTACCGCACCTTTTCACCCTTACCCCGCAGAGCGGGGCGGTGTTTTTTCTGTTGCACTTTCCGTCGCCTCTCGACGCCCGGACGTTATCCGGCACCCTGCCCTGTGGAGTTCGGACTTTCCTCCCCCGGCCGCATAAACGGTCGGAGGCGGCTGCCCGACGGGCATGAGACCCTTTGTTATTCAATGCGCGTGTCAGCCGCCAAATCCTCGCTGACAAGGATACGGCCGCAGTGTTCGCACACATACATTCGGATGTTCTTTTTGATTTCGAGAATAAGTTGGGGAGGAACAACGTTGAAGCAGCCGCTGCAGGCGTTGCGCTTGATGGGCGCGACCGCCTTGACCTTCGCGTTGCGGATGCGGGTATAGAGTTCCAGATCCGCGGCACCGATGTTCGTGATGGCCTCGTCGCGTTTGCCCTCGAGCCGCGTCTCCTCCTCGGCCGTGACGGCGAGGACGCTTTTCAGCTCTTCGGTTTTTTCCGACAATTCCTTGGCGAGAGTGTCGAGTTCCTCTTCAAGTTCGATTTTCTGCGACTTGATTTCCTCGGCCTCGCCGGCGAACATCTCGATTTCCTGTTCATAGCGCTGAATCGTTTCCTCGGCGATTTCAATCTCGTGCGTCAGCGCGTCGTATTCTTTGTTGTTCTGCACCTGC
The sequence above is a segment of the Ignavibacteriota bacterium genome. Coding sequences within it:
- the ruvC gene encoding crossover junction endodeoxyribonuclease RuvC, which produces MRIMGVDPGSLVTGFGIVDAGPRGLARVSSGAIVLRSADPLHDRLAVIYDALLREIDLWHPDSFCIETAFYSKNVQSTLKLGHVRGVAMLAAVHRALPIAEYSPREVKRAVTGTGAASKLQVAYMVKHLLGLTTSFARSDEADGLALAICHAGVAPRAVRGPSRSSSWAAFVKDNPERVRA
- a CDS encoding YebC/PmpR family DNA-binding transcriptional regulator: MSGHSKWATIKRAKGAKDAARGKLFSRIIKEITIAARNGGGDPTGNPRLRLAVDKAKGSNMPADNIKRAIQRGTGELEGQAFEEITYEGYGPGGTAFLVEVITDNRNRTVAEIRHLFSRNNGNLAETGAVGWKFDRRGVISVAKDRSEDDMMMIALDAGADDMETEDESFEIYTTPGDFDAVRTALEGQGITISEAAIQMVPQNTTKVDGKEAEGVLRLYESLEEHDDVQNVYADFDIDASVMESLG
- the recJ gene encoding single-stranded-DNA-specific exonuclease RecJ — encoded protein: MDARWSIRPPGDPDNVRRLVEEIHVPEVIASILISRGITDYETAKAFFRPSLQQLLNPFLMHDMEKAVARIVHARAQGERILVYGDYDVDGTNSASLLYLYLKRLGCEVDVYIPDRMKEGYGISELGIDFAHKNGTRLLISIDCGITAVTQVAYAKTLGMDVIICDHHEPGQQIPDAHAVLDPLKPGDVYPFKYLSGAGVGFKLLQGLAEYDGNREAPYDYLDFVAIAAAADIVPLVGENRILVHHGLKIINENPRPGIRALMESSNLSFGNLTAQQIVFVMAPRINAVGRLGDATRAIDLLVSEDEESARRYAQILEEENRNRKVIDEETFNHAQTIAEAYLAEDSSKPLILHDGSWHPGVIGIVASRLVEKFYRPTILLTTIDGVAKGSARSIMNFNIYEALRRCEDQLIQFGGHKYAAGLALEIDKIPAFREKFMGIADEMLSEDMLVHEISADGILRMSDITPRFIRILKQFAPFGPGNMRPVFFASGVEVFGEPRIVGRDHLKLKVRQDGVVFDAIGFNLGSLMQRISGSGSVVDLLFTIEENTWNGNVFPQLKLRDLRAANDPRTRQEVLDNLHPAYTHSLSNN